One part of the Longimicrobium sp. genome encodes these proteins:
- a CDS encoding queuosine precursor transporter: MQPTASVPANRQYKYYDFITGAFVAVLLTANLIGPAKICTLWGFTFGAGILFFPLSYLFGDILTEVYGYARARRVVWTGFAALAFASLMSVVVLRLPPAPGYAGQEALESVFSLTPRIVLASLAAFWAGEFTNSFALAKMKLATAGRHLWSRAIGSTAVGAGVDTLIFYPVAFLGVWATRDVLVVMATNYVLKVLWEVIALPMTYRVVAALKRAEHEDWFDRDTDFTPFSLQAG; the protein is encoded by the coding sequence ATGCAGCCCACCGCGTCCGTCCCCGCGAACCGCCAGTACAAGTACTACGACTTCATCACCGGCGCCTTCGTGGCCGTGCTGCTGACGGCCAACCTGATCGGCCCGGCCAAGATCTGCACCCTGTGGGGATTCACCTTCGGCGCGGGAATCCTCTTCTTTCCGCTCTCGTACCTGTTCGGCGACATCCTGACGGAAGTGTACGGCTACGCCCGCGCTCGCCGCGTGGTGTGGACGGGATTCGCGGCGCTGGCGTTCGCCAGCCTGATGAGCGTGGTCGTGCTTCGCCTGCCACCGGCGCCCGGCTATGCGGGGCAGGAGGCATTGGAGTCGGTGTTCTCGCTCACGCCGCGCATCGTCCTTGCCTCGCTGGCCGCGTTCTGGGCCGGCGAGTTCACCAACTCGTTCGCCCTCGCCAAGATGAAGCTCGCCACCGCGGGCCGGCACCTGTGGAGCCGCGCCATCGGCTCCACGGCCGTGGGCGCCGGGGTAGATACGCTGATCTTCTATCCCGTGGCGTTCCTGGGCGTATGGGCCACCCGCGACGTGCTGGTGGTGATGGCCACCAACTACGTCCTCAAGGTGCTGTGGGAGGTGATCGCGCTCCCCATGACCTACCGGGTGGTGGCCGCGCTCAAGCGGGCCGAGCACGAGGACTGGTTCGACCGCGATACCGACTTCACCCCCTTCTCCCTCCAGGCTGGCTGA
- the gltS gene encoding sodium/glutamate symporter, protein MKLDLIQTLAFAGVVLFLGYGVRRLVRPLARHNIPAPVIGGLIVAVLMVWARSAGQTPFEFDTTLQSPLMVAFFTSIGFAASLRLLKVGGPQVLIFFGVATAFAVVQNLLGAGLAMAMGLHPLFGVLTGSVTLTGGPATGLAFAPLFEEAGVPAAATVAVASAMVGIVAGGVIGAPIATRLIERNGLRRAKGEVTEMDTPVATQIVEEQLDDQPAATPAGEDEESFVLLQSVVLVLVAMWLGGYLSAWFTSVGIKLPAYIGAMLVAAVIRNLDDVTGRIKVSQRVIDDVGNVALALFIVMALMTLKLWEIANLALPMLVILAAQVALIAAIVWPIFRLMGRDYEAAVMGGGFVGFMLGTTANAMANMRALVEKFGPAPRAFLVVPMVGAFFIDFTNALVITFFVNVLR, encoded by the coding sequence ATGAAGCTCGACCTGATCCAGACCCTGGCCTTCGCAGGCGTCGTCCTGTTCCTGGGCTATGGCGTCCGCAGGCTGGTTCGCCCGCTGGCGCGCCACAACATCCCCGCGCCGGTGATCGGCGGGCTGATCGTGGCCGTGCTGATGGTGTGGGCGCGCTCCGCCGGGCAGACGCCCTTCGAGTTCGACACCACGCTGCAAAGCCCGCTGATGGTGGCGTTCTTCACCAGCATCGGCTTCGCGGCCAGCCTGCGCCTGCTGAAGGTGGGCGGCCCGCAGGTGCTGATCTTCTTCGGCGTGGCCACGGCGTTCGCGGTCGTGCAGAACCTGCTGGGGGCCGGGCTGGCGATGGCCATGGGGCTTCACCCGCTCTTCGGCGTGCTGACGGGCTCGGTGACGCTCACCGGCGGCCCGGCCACGGGGCTGGCCTTCGCCCCGCTCTTCGAGGAGGCCGGTGTTCCCGCCGCCGCCACGGTGGCGGTCGCCTCGGCGATGGTGGGCATCGTGGCGGGCGGCGTGATCGGCGCCCCCATCGCCACCCGGCTGATCGAGCGGAACGGGCTGCGCCGGGCCAAGGGCGAGGTGACGGAGATGGACACGCCCGTGGCCACGCAGATCGTCGAGGAGCAGCTGGACGACCAGCCCGCGGCCACCCCCGCCGGCGAGGACGAGGAATCGTTCGTCCTGCTGCAGTCGGTGGTGCTGGTGCTCGTCGCCATGTGGCTGGGCGGATACCTGAGCGCGTGGTTCACCTCGGTCGGCATCAAGCTTCCCGCCTACATCGGCGCCATGCTGGTGGCGGCGGTGATCCGCAACCTGGACGACGTCACCGGCCGCATCAAGGTGTCTCAGCGGGTGATCGACGACGTGGGGAACGTGGCGCTGGCGCTGTTCATCGTGATGGCGCTGATGACGCTGAAGCTGTGGGAAATCGCCAACCTGGCCCTGCCGATGCTGGTGATCCTGGCCGCCCAGGTGGCGCTGATCGCCGCCATCGTGTGGCCCATCTTCCGCCTGATGGGGCGCGACTACGAGGCGGCGGTGATGGGCGGCGGGTTCGTGGGCTTCATGCTGGGCACCACGGCCAACGCCATGGCCAACATGCGCGCCCTGGTGGAAAAGTTCGGCCCGGCGCCCCGCGCCTTCCTCGTAGTGCCGATGGTGGGCGCCTTCTTCATCGACTTCACCAACGCGCTGGTGATCACCTTCTTCGTGAACGTGCTGCGGTGA
- a CDS encoding Type 1 glutamine amidotransferase-like domain-containing protein, with protein MTGSPIRLGQIPLVGDEPAESQPSTRPLFLLADSQLLFWDDADGRFVQRLARLAGGGAFRAAYLGASNGDQPEYFQLFQAAMAGTGAECRMIPAEPSGDDMAFLRSAALVLLAGGDVQRGWTAFERSGVREAVAQRHQEGAVLVGVSAGAVQLGMAGWPEGSTAQLFATWGLVPFLVGAHAEADDWAELRAAVLAHDGLAVGFGIPWGGGMAYHPDGAVEPIRHPLVEVRASDGRVTTAMVLPPSAANAETDEDEVTP; from the coding sequence GTGACCGGCTCACCCATCCGCCTCGGGCAGATTCCCCTCGTGGGTGACGAGCCGGCAGAATCCCAGCCCTCCACCCGGCCGCTGTTCCTGCTGGCCGACAGCCAGCTGCTGTTCTGGGACGATGCCGACGGCCGCTTCGTGCAGCGTCTTGCGCGGCTCGCGGGAGGCGGCGCCTTTCGCGCCGCGTACCTGGGCGCCAGCAACGGCGACCAGCCCGAGTACTTCCAGCTGTTCCAGGCCGCCATGGCTGGCACCGGGGCGGAGTGCCGGATGATTCCCGCCGAGCCGTCCGGCGACGACATGGCGTTCCTGCGCTCCGCCGCGCTGGTGCTGCTGGCGGGGGGCGACGTGCAGCGTGGATGGACGGCGTTCGAGCGGAGCGGCGTGCGCGAAGCCGTGGCCCAGCGGCACCAGGAGGGCGCCGTGCTGGTGGGCGTGTCGGCGGGCGCGGTGCAGCTGGGGATGGCGGGGTGGCCCGAGGGGAGCACGGCGCAGCTGTTCGCCACCTGGGGGCTGGTGCCGTTCCTGGTGGGCGCGCACGCCGAAGCAGACGACTGGGCGGAGCTGCGCGCCGCGGTGCTGGCCCACGACGGGCTGGCGGTGGGATTCGGCATTCCGTGGGGCGGCGGGATGGCGTACCATCCGGACGGCGCCGTCGAGCCGATTCGCCATCCCCTGGTGGAGGTGCGCGCCTCCGACGGGCGGGTGACGACCGCGATGGTGCTGCCTCCGTCCGCCGCGAACGCGGAGACGGACGAGGACGAAGTCACGCCGTAA
- a CDS encoding HNH endonuclease: MYCRAPAAPDRPLTREHVIPQARGGRRKDARIIVPACADCNHRRGCQEVVLFLLARPGRILAFLEYLSTLSPDTARQIDVRVFAEVYAAVWLLAESSAGGEPWRTQVRRLCAGRRLHRRRYAARRIVTAAAVRIERARDRHAVAAPSCLLPVSMGMDAGRHAPTLGRGMATLIGTLSLVWDAPAEQVLRELERERHRAHRTAEPRRARPGAGPVSDDEGDEDEEVVSLDGWKRRRGRKRRVRVDPRGGRSGARGRGRAA; the protein is encoded by the coding sequence GTGTACTGCCGGGCCCCAGCGGCCCCGGACCGGCCCCTCACCCGAGAGCACGTGATCCCCCAGGCCCGCGGCGGCCGAAGAAAAGACGCCCGCATCATCGTTCCCGCCTGCGCCGACTGCAACCACCGGCGAGGCTGCCAGGAAGTCGTTCTCTTCCTTCTTGCCCGTCCCGGGCGCATCCTGGCTTTCCTGGAATACCTTTCTACGCTATCTCCCGACACCGCGCGGCAGATCGACGTGCGCGTCTTTGCCGAGGTGTACGCCGCCGTGTGGCTGCTGGCCGAAAGCTCGGCGGGAGGCGAGCCGTGGCGCACGCAGGTTCGGCGGCTGTGCGCGGGGCGGCGATTGCACCGGCGGCGCTACGCGGCCCGGCGCATCGTCACCGCGGCGGCGGTGCGCATCGAGCGGGCGCGCGACCGGCACGCCGTCGCCGCGCCCAGCTGCCTGCTCCCCGTGTCCATGGGCATGGACGCGGGACGGCACGCGCCCACGCTGGGCCGGGGAATGGCCACGCTGATCGGCACGCTCTCACTGGTGTGGGACGCGCCCGCCGAGCAGGTGCTTCGCGAGCTGGAGCGCGAGCGCCACCGCGCCCACCGCACGGCCGAACCCCGCCGCGCCCGCCCCGGCGCGGGGCCCGTCTCGGACGACGAGGGGGACGAGGACGAAGAGGTCGTGTCGCTGGATGGATGGAAGCGGCGCCGGGGGCGGAAGCGCCGTGTGCGCGTGGACCCGCGCGGGGGAAGGAGCGGCGCCCGCGGGCGGGGGCGCGCGGCGTGA
- a CDS encoding NYN domain-containing protein → MEPVHTPPATASTTRKPRLLILVDGTNFQASMREAGLEYSIDFPRLAHQLAKSVDGGAILVKLRFYAAASANREVRKREAVLFDVLRRSSATELVEGWHERKQCSQCRAPYHREKETDVNLAVDLVDGAHRDKYDVALVISADSDFVPAIERVRTVTKIRDGVPAQKRVVWGHFPHQAHVKRIERASGETFLLTDKLLRTCKRHNLNRSDK, encoded by the coding sequence ATGGAACCGGTCCATACCCCACCCGCCACAGCAAGCACAACTCGCAAGCCGCGCCTGCTCATCCTGGTCGACGGGACCAACTTCCAAGCGTCCATGCGCGAGGCTGGGCTGGAGTATTCCATCGATTTTCCCAGGTTAGCGCACCAACTCGCCAAGAGTGTCGATGGCGGTGCGATTCTCGTGAAGCTTCGGTTCTATGCGGCCGCGAGCGCCAATCGAGAGGTTCGGAAGCGTGAAGCCGTGCTTTTCGATGTTCTCCGACGGTCGTCGGCGACGGAACTGGTCGAAGGCTGGCACGAGCGGAAGCAGTGCAGTCAGTGTCGCGCGCCGTACCACCGCGAGAAGGAGACAGACGTCAATCTCGCGGTCGATCTCGTGGATGGGGCCCATCGTGACAAGTACGATGTCGCGCTGGTCATCAGTGCCGATTCCGACTTCGTGCCCGCCATCGAACGTGTTCGTACAGTCACGAAGATCCGCGACGGTGTCCCCGCCCAGAAACGGGTGGTGTGGGGGCACTTTCCCCATCAGGCGCACGTAAAGCGCATCGAGCGGGCAAGTGGCGAAACCTTCCTTCTGACCGACAAGCTTCTGCGCACGTGCAAGCGCCACAACCTGAATCGATCCGATAAGTAG